The Miscanthus floridulus cultivar M001 chromosome 17, ASM1932011v1, whole genome shotgun sequence genome has a window encoding:
- the LOC136517564 gene encoding uncharacterized protein isoform X4, producing MRGEAGNDGCGGDTQVLDGGTPPLGSPSSDGDGTQREADDRALYDETQPLDDAETQLVDEVEEEEGVAGDWTETQLVEGGDDGDQVKTQQEMEDGEGGDVGGGAEDNACNCTQTQLDEECEVDGVNTVVGDMVETQLVEESEEDDDDKDGLNDDDEHDPGELGKTQLVENSDEDIGDDELSDGTVVLSDNESLSEDERGMESGMDKRDAKLGMKGSIEGLNGGIKKHDDNNNLVDSDASTDEEGDTDSGHLQLKLPSVRVASVRTCGISEPRDTMSVNCMKQGKQKASSNAIHPLPKIVDESTSCSTSFGGVDNDSHGNVQNHDKGGGKSRDKCSTAKKLFADTAAEDGENNSRCLAGLSYVGSQEPGDLSQANAFDVVDRLISINGGLSSQENTPNKLEKEKPHVSSKRGTLMLAEKVDLGRGSNTKAEIFEFVDSREDDGGGDFFSKNKDIFLPKPIGRGKPKSHSPRAKKSSTKKSRGENKIGEAMKLPGRFETIPLSDSRLFKSDVKSKRASGNRTKKNLLKDLDDLSNAKSLEEQERADVALNDVGPDTQMAVEAMEALVQCSPAKSFSAEGQPLFNRDKRAEKFRITKSHSKNDSPQRTSNIQEGVTTRSKRRKVIDFSTKPQKERLRGSKMQESSEPIVKVKHKQTKSVPEKSKVSKKFIDENKNHGTPVAHRTRHCGRNDPSAFIELSNKHLRRVKKLTGDSSTIGQVQNNHIATKSGLSCFEKESTEQTCTNNDQDLQQSRDGSAHRTSVNNVQNLEAHRVEPTTDVTCRDSPSHPKRRRTPTKMIQSTAAAAANHEVPSEVARPCKKRWIFIRSVSDLLKYAKREPSHGRSASMMSNIIEKSLAASPVLNSSVRDDRKTSSDVISSAQRLKESSHVEDTSKSPKNNPQVPNSAMKTPSKVVNELSPTFSPVNPSKGSSRSLSKASIARELLKLDPENVLSNQQRKDSRRRKDMADVSILFSHHLDDDVIKRQKKEFVKHFPWPMQHTLLQIDFAAQRIC from the exons ATGCGCGGCGAGGCCGGCAATGACGGCTGTGGCGGGGATACCCAAGTCCTGGACGGCGGGACACCTCCGTTAG GTTCTCCATCGAGTGATGGCGATGGAACACAGCGCGAGGCGGATGATCGGGCGCTGTACGACGAAACACAGCCTCTGGATGATGCCGAGACCCAGTTAGtagacgaggtggaggaggaggagggtgtaGCTGGCGATTGGACGGAGACACAGCTGGTGGAGGGTGGCGATGACGGTGACCAAGTGAAGACGCAGCAGGAGATGGAAGATGGGGAAGGGGGCGATGTTGGTGGTGGCGCTGAGGATAATGCCTGTAATTGTACTCAGACTCAGTTGGATGAAGAATGTGAGGTGGATGGAGTGAACACCGTTGTAGGAGACATGGTTGAGACCCAGTTGGTTGAGGAAtctgaggaggatgatgatgacaaggaTGGATTGAACGATGATGACGAACATGACCCTGGTGAGTTGGGGAAGACCCAGTTGGTCGAAAACTCTGATGAAGACATAGGTGACGATGAGTTGAGCGATGGCACTGTTGTCCTAAGTGACAATGAGAGCTTGTCAGAAGATGAGAGGGGCATGGAGTCAGGAATGGACAAAAGGGATGCGAAGTTGGGAATGAAAGGAAGTATCGAGGGGTTAAATGGAGGGATTAAGAAGCATGATGATAACAATAATTTGGTGGATTCTGATGCATCGACAGATGAGGAGGGTGACACAGATTCAG GTCATCTTCAGTTGAAATTACCTTCTGTTCGTGTTGCATCAGTACGGACATGTGGAATTTCTGAACCTCGGGACACTATGTCTGTGAACTGTATGAAGCAAGGGAAACAAAAGGCCTCATCCAATGCAATACATCCCCTGCCGAAAATTGTAGATGAATCTACTTCGTGTAGCACCTCCTTTGGTGGGGTTGATAACGACTCCCATGGTAATGTACAGAACCATGATAAAGGTGGAGGTAAAAGCAGAGATAAGTGCTCAACAGCGAAAAAGCTTTTTGCTGACACAGCAGCTGAGGATGGTGAAAACAACAGCAGATGTCTTGCTGGATTAAGCTATGTTGGATCACAGGAGCCTGGTGATCTGTCACAAGCAAATGCTTTTGATGTTGTGGACAGGTTGATTTCAATCAACGGTGGATTATCATCTCAAGAAAACACCCCAAAtaaattggaaaaagaaaagccACATGTTTCAAGTAAGAGGGGGACTTTAATGTTGGCTGAGAAGGTTGACCTTGGTAGAGGTTCCAATACGAAGGCAGAAATATTTGAATTTGTGGATAGCCGTGAAGATGATGGAGGAGGTGACTTTTTCAgtaaaaacaaagacatctttttGCCGAAACCAATTGGTAGAGGAAAACCAAAGAGTCATTCTCCCAGAGCAAAGAAATCTTCCACAAAAAAATCACGGGGAGAAAATAAAATAGGGGAAGCCATGAAACTACCTGGGAGGTTTGAAACTATTCCTTTATCAGATTCAAGACTATTCAAAAGTGATGTAAAGAGTAAGCGGGCTTCTGGAAACAGGACTAAGAAAAACCTTTTGAAGGACTTAGATGATCTATCAAATGCCAAATCATTGGAAGAACAGGAAAGGGCTGATgtagctttgaatgatgttggTCCAGATACTCAGATGGCTGTTGAAGCTATGGAGGCCCTGGTACAATGTTCACCTGCTAAAAGTTTTTCTGCTGAAGGTCAACCTCTGTTCAATAGAGATAAGAGAGCTGAGAAGTTTAGAATAACTAAAAGTCATTCGAAGAATGATTCTCCTCAGAGAACTAGCAACATCCAGGAAGGTGTCACGACACGTTCTAAAAGAAGAAAAGTAATTGACTTCAGTACCAAGCCTCAGAAAGAAAGACTAAGAGGATCGAAGATGCAAGAAAGTTCTGAGCCTATAGTAAAAGTGAAACATAAGCAAACAAAGTCTGTACCAGAGAAGAGCAAAGTTTCAAAGAAATTTATCGATGAAAATAAGAACCATGGGACACCTGTTGCTCACCGAACTAGGCATTGTGGTAGGAATGACCCTTCTGCCTTTATCGAGTTATCTAATAAACACTTGAGGAGAGTCAAGAAATTGACAGGTGACAGCTCCACTATTGGGCAAGTGCAAAATAACCACATTGCAACCAAATCTGGTTTGAGTTGTTTTGAAAAAGAAAGCACAGAGCAGACTTGTACAAATAATGATCAAGATCTTCAGCAATCTAGGGATGGAAGTGCACATCGGACCAGTGTAAATAATGTTCAAAACCTTGAAGCACACAGAGTTGAACCAACAACTGATGTTACATGCAGAGATTCCCCATCGCATCCCAAACGGCGAAGAACACCTACAAAAATGATACAGTCAACCGCTGCAGCTGCTGCAAATCATGAAGTACCGTCAGAAGTGGCAAGACCATGCAAGAAAAGGTGGATTTTCATAAGAAGTGTTTCTGACCTGCTAAAGTATGCAAAGAGGGAACCTTCCCATGGAAGATCAGCTTCTATGATGTCCAACATTATAGAAAAATCATTAGCTGCTTCTCCTGTACTTAATTCTTCTGTAAGAGATGACAGGAAAACTTCTTCTGATGTCATTAGCTCTGCACAGAGACTGAAGGAATCCTCCCATGTTGAGGATACAAGCAAATCACCAAAAAATAATCCTCAAGTTCCGAATAGTGCCATGAAAACACCATCAAAAGTGGTTAATGAATTGTCACCCACTTTTAGTCCTGTGAATCCATCAAAAGGCTCAAGTAGAAGCTTGTCAAAAGCTTCTATTGCGAGAGAATTACTGAAGCTAGATCCTGAAAATGTGCTATCAAATCAGCAGAGAAAAGATTCCAGAAGAAGGAAGGATATGGCCGATGTCAGTATTTTATTCAGCCATCATTTGGATGATGATGTTATCAAGCGTCAAAAGAAG GAGTTTGTGAAGCATTTTCCATGGCCGATGCAACACACTTTGTTGCAGATAGATTTTGCCGCACAAAGAATATGCTAG